One genomic region from Methanofastidiosum sp. encodes:
- the cas4 gene encoding CRISPR-associated protein Cas4: MIYVTDLTEYLFCPYKLYLKKIKGLPLPQTSEMLTGTIIHKIYEEVLSRERIIIEQRIDGNMGIDEIFKILYADSKRVIKNIMIKNKEKLKDAGVDYLELIKELQEELKEDELLKSIRIKKYMGLYGKDPNLYKNLFMLKDMEYPISSNELGLSGKIDKLEEDSEGNLFPVELKTGLFSNGIRKHERLQVSAYALLLEKERGIKIPLGFLEYYQVKQRIPFLIKEEDKKEVLDILSRVKELFDEEKEPKKEKKNYCKRCGYNEFCWSS; the protein is encoded by the coding sequence ATGATATATGTCACGGATCTTACAGAGTATCTATTCTGCCCTTACAAGTTATATCTCAAAAAAATAAAAGGACTTCCACTACCCCAAACTTCTGAGATGCTGACGGGAACTATAATACACAAAATATACGAAGAAGTTCTCTCCAGAGAAAGAATAATAATTGAACAGAGAATAGATGGCAATATGGGTATCGATGAAATCTTCAAGATACTCTACGCCGATTCAAAGAGGGTAATCAAAAATATTATGATAAAGAACAAGGAAAAGCTAAAAGACGCCGGTGTGGATTACCTAGAACTTATTAAAGAGCTCCAAGAAGAATTGAAGGAAGACGAACTTCTAAAATCTATTAGAATCAAAAAATATATGGGCCTTTATGGGAAGGATCCAAATCTTTACAAAAATCTCTTCATGTTAAAGGATATGGAATATCCAATATCTTCAAATGAATTAGGGCTTAGTGGAAAAATTGACAAACTTGAAGAAGATTCTGAAGGAAATCTGTTCCCAGTAGAACTTAAAACAGGTTTATTTTCAAACGGTATCAGAAAACATGAGAGATTGCAAGTATCTGCGTATGCTCTTCTTTTAGAAAAAGAAAGAGGGATTAAAATTCCCTTAGGATTTTTAGAGTATTATCAAGTTAAACAGAGGATCCCTTTTCTTATAAAAGAAGAAGACAAAAAAGAAGTATTAGATATACTATCAAGAGTAAAGGAACTTTTTGATGAAGAAAAGGAGCCTAAAAAAGAAAAGAAGAATTACTGTAAGAGATGCGGGTATAATGAATTTTGTTGGAGTAGTTAG